In Myxococcales bacterium, a single window of DNA contains:
- a CDS encoding alkaline phytoceramidase, which translates to MKAGPPLSEASLRRRGLVLLLTAIACTVAVWLGPPIHQDLGYHQFADTRTLLAVPNALNVLSNLPFAVVGLLGLRKVWVAQAPSPLAERGQRSWFLVLFGGIFLTAFGSAYYHYAPDSRSLFWDRLPMTLGFMSLFALVLKERVSVRLGAVLAGPLVLLGLASVSYWRWGDASGHGDLRLYVLVQFYPLLSLPLILWLFPPRYAGTRELVVTIGWYALAKALEVADARIFALTSTLVSGHSLKHLAAATATWFLVRMADARQRGDHHGSRPKA; encoded by the coding sequence GTGAAGGCCGGCCCTCCCCTCTCCGAGGCTTCGCTCCGTCGCCGTGGCCTTGTCCTCCTGCTGACGGCCATCGCGTGCACCGTGGCCGTCTGGCTCGGGCCGCCCATCCACCAGGACCTCGGCTACCACCAGTTCGCCGACACGCGAACGCTCTTGGCCGTGCCCAATGCGTTGAACGTGCTTTCGAACCTGCCCTTCGCCGTCGTCGGACTCTTGGGCCTCCGCAAGGTGTGGGTCGCCCAAGCTCCCTCGCCGCTCGCGGAGCGCGGCCAACGCTCGTGGTTCCTGGTGCTCTTCGGCGGCATCTTCCTCACGGCCTTCGGCTCGGCCTACTACCACTACGCGCCTGACAGCCGCTCCCTCTTCTGGGACCGACTGCCCATGACGCTCGGGTTCATGTCGCTCTTCGCGCTTGTCCTCAAGGAGCGCGTGAGCGTGCGCCTCGGCGCTGTGCTCGCCGGTCCGCTCGTCTTGCTCGGCCTCGCGAGCGTGAGCTACTGGCGCTGGGGCGACGCGTCGGGCCACGGCGATCTCCGCCTTTACGTGCTCGTGCAGTTCTACCCGCTCCTGTCGCTGCCGCTCATCTTGTGGCTCTTCCCACCGCGATACGCGGGCACGCGTGAGCTTGTCGTCACGATCGGCTGGTATGCCTTGGCCAAGGCCCTCGAGGTCGCCGACGCGCGCATCTTCGCGCTCACGTCGACCCTTGTGAGCGGCCATTCGCTGAAGCACCTGGCAGCGGCGACGGCCACCTGGTTCCTCGTCCGGATGGCCGACGCAAGGCAGCGAGGCGACCATCACGGATCGCGACCCAAGGCGTGA